The Macrobrachium nipponense isolate FS-2020 chromosome 46, ASM1510439v2, whole genome shotgun sequence genome has a segment encoding these proteins:
- the LOC135214741 gene encoding uncharacterized protein LOC135214741 isoform X2: MGCYKFGYPVEYTAGGCALNSSRVFCWVLGEPNRVVFVGGIGKDEEAQKLKTITQNSGVVNRLVEVDDQPTGTCLALVLGSCRCLCADIGAANVCEPEHVFTPQFLPVLEETDFIYVEGYFITHSFNTALQIAKYAKQHNKTFVFNLCGSYVCENHPNELAELLPYVDILFGYAEEYKTLDRFVDVEKLTMQLTNGQDFLPSLLKALRVLKGEEKIKRDKKNISIEDGNSLVERTHQISHDPQFNHYNGVSSNGIIEELCNGFSNGKLSECSAKNNLSEKTGLPKQKLVIVTNGPKPLLYVSNRIARERLVPPISSKKIIDTTGAGDSFVGGFLAALSRGLPLEQCLDCGTWTAQQLLQQKGCTLPSYPATFFGED, from the exons GTATCCAGTAGAATATACAGCAGGAGGATGTGCACTTAATTCATCACGTGTCTTTTGCTGGGTATTAGGAGAACCCAATAGGGTTGTTTTTGTAGGTGGCATCGGCAAAGATGAGGAAGCTCAAAAACTTAAAACAATAACTCAAAATAGTGGAGTTGTCAACAG ACTTGTCGAAGTTGATGACCAACCTACTGGAACATGTTTGGCCCTTGTCCTTGGTTCATGTCGATGTTTGTGCGCAGATATTGGTGCTGCTAATGTCTGTGAACCAGAGCATGTCTTCACTCCTCAGTTTCTTCCAGTTCTTGAAGAAACAGATTTCATATATGTTGAAGGCTATTTTATTACGCACAGTTTCAACACTGCATTACAG ATTGCCAAGTATGCCAAGCAACATAACAAAACGTTTGTGTTTAACCTGTGTGGAAGCTATGTATGTGAAAATCATCCCAATGAGCTAGCTGAACTTTTGCCATATGTAGACATACTTTTTGGTTATGCAGAAGAATACAAGACATTAGACAGATTTGTTGATGTTGAAAAGTTGACTATGCAACTCACAAATGGGCAAGATTTTCTTCCCAGTCTTTTGAAAGCTCTAAGGGTTCTTAAGggcgaagaaaaaattaaaagggacaAGAAGAATAtttccattgaagatggaaaCTCATTAGTAGAGAGAACTCATCAGATATCTCACGATCCACAGTTCAACCATTATAATGGTGTAAGCTCCAATGGCATCATTGAAGAATTATGTAATGGCTTCTCTAATGGTAAACTTAGTGAGTGTAGTGCTAAAAATAATTTATCGGAAAAAACAGGATTACCGAAGCAGAAGTTGGTTATTGTAACAAATGGCCCAAAACCTCTTTTATATGTCAGTAATAGAATTGCTCGAGAGCGGCTGGTGCCCCCAATCTCTTCAAAAAAGATTATCGATACAACAGGTGCTGGTGATTCTTTTGTGGGGGGGTTCCTTGCTGCCTTGAGCAGAGGGTTACCTTTAGAGCAGTGTCTAGACTGTGGTACCTGGACTGCTCAACAGCTATTACAACAGAAGGGATGCACATTACCGTCATACCCTGCTACATTTTTTGGTGAAGACTGA